Part of the Vulpes vulpes isolate BD-2025 chromosome 13, VulVul3, whole genome shotgun sequence genome, TGTGGGGTGCTCTGCTTTACACCCAGCAGCTCCGGCTGATGCAGGACCTGAGGCCTGCCCCATGCTCTGGAGAATTGGGATTATGCTCTCAACTGACTCAGCAGACACCGGATTGTACTTGGGGCCAATACATGCCTTCATAATTTAAGAGAAATGGAggcgagttttttttttttttgaggcgagttttttaaagtatctttttccCCTTCTAGCTCGTATActcaaaacttttatttacatCAACCCTTGGATAGCCCCTCTTTTAGGATATACGTAGGACACTACAGTAggtcaagcaaaagaaaaaagcccGCTTTTCTTCCAATTTCCCTTACGTGGAATGTAAAGCTGAATTTGCATTCTGTACTAGAGCTCCGACCTTCATGATTTGGCCATACTGCTCTCCAGAAGGGTTTCTGGAAGACTGGTTATGCAAGTAGCATTTCCTGTTTACTGTCTCTGAATAAGTGATGGCTGATGATGATGGGTCATGACCATGAAATAAACGACAATTGTCATTTCTTTGAACACACATTTGTTGTACTACCCATTCAGAGTAGGATGCCAGTTGTAGGAGCCCCTTTTGCACATAGAGAAGTCAACCAAGACTCTCCTCCACTGCAGATTGTAACTACATTTGCAGCTAAAGTCGATGATTGTTTGGAGAGTGAAGGGTCGAGTCTAAAGTAATGGATTCGAGACTGATGCTCATGAGAAAGAATATCGTTTATAGTGAGTTGGTTGTCAGAAACCCTGGATGGTCTCATCCACTCAGGGTTTGTGTTACCCACTATGTGTTAGCAACCCCCAGACCTGGGTGCCCAGCTGAGACCATGCCCTTGCCCTCcagagccctgtgtccagctgcCTACTAGATAACCTCCAAGTACATGACTTGCAGATTCCCAAATTCAGCACATCCAGAATGCCCAACCTGTACCTTCTACAGGATGCCTCTTCCACTAAGTGATCCCACCATCCCCTtactccccacctctgccccccgTTGGCTTCTGGTAGAGaatcctttccctccccttcacCTCTGGCTTAGAAGGTCCTATAGGATCCACTTCCTGCTTATCAACCCCAGCCTACTGTCACGATCATCCATCAGGATCTCAAGTCATACAGAAGGTGCCATATTCTCACACATCTACAGGCTTCTAATAtgttccttctcccccttcctctatTCTTGATCTTCTCAATCGCTCAAGATCAACACGGTTTACTGCAGGAGTCCTTCCTGACCTCTCCCTATGTAGATCTGAGGAACACCCGGTACTTTTTCCATGACTTTCATCATACTGGGTTGTTAACACTTGCGGTGGGAGGGCCCTATTCACTGCTGCTTCCTCTGTGCTTAGCGCTCTGCCTGATGCATAATTGGACTTgggaaatatttgtagaataataGTTGACATTGACTGAGAACTTTGTGCCAAGTGCCTTGCTAAGTGGATTATCCCATTTCACAAGAGTAGGATCAGGGAGATGGTGATTGGCAAAGTCTAGAGGGACAGCAGATTGGCTTCACCTAGGTTGAAAGTGGGGCCAAGCAGTGGGCAGATTTAAAGCACATGTGCAGCTGGAGTCAACAGGACGTGATGCGAGTTTGGTTGAGAGGTTGAGTAGGAAGCAGAAGGAGTAATGGTAGCTTGTTGGCCTGAGTAACTACTGGGTGCTGCTGCTTCTTGACGAAAAGGGGAAGAAGGACACTGTATGTAAGTTTGGGGGGGGGTTGGAATTAAAAGTTCTCTTTGGTATGTGTTAGATTTCATATGCCCATCAGGTAGCCGGGGAGAAATGCTTATATAAATCAGGAATTCTAGAATAAGATCAGACAAGGCTGGAGTTCCTCACTTAGAACTCACCAGGGGcgccgggcggggaggggggtgctcagccggttgagcacctgactcttgatttcagctccggtcatgatctcagggtcatgagatcgagccccacatcagactccatgctcagcatggagcttaaagattctctctcctgctccctctgtccctccctgcttccctgctctCCCTGAGGATGAACTATTGCCAAATGGAGTAGGACGACTTCCGAAGTCCCATAGAACATAAGCGGCAGAGCTGGCACTTGAACCCAGGCGTGTTGGATACAGCACCGTCCTGCTTGCTACCGCCCGGTGAACGGTCTCCAGGTCTAGCTGCTGTCCTGCTCCGCCTTCCGCAGCGTAAACGTCTCTGGGCCAGATGTAGGATTTGTTTTGAAGGCCAAATTATGCCgtatttatggatttttaaatggAATGACATATGCTAACAGTCACGTAggagaacaaaacagaggagccaATGAGCCAAGGAAACTTCGGTAGTGGTCATCCCGTACATTTGATGGTTTCTGGGCAGTTGAGTATCAGGTGACAAGACCATTAATATCTGGTATTTGCTCCTCTTTTTAGAGAAAAGCTCTATTTCAGCTTGAACTACATAATTTAGATTTATCCCTTTTAAGAGCACcgatgttaaaaaaagaaaaaaaagaaccgactccttccctctcctttcacATGTGTATACAGGTTGCACTTGAGTACTCCGTTCTTAATGGTTCATAAATAAGAGGTACCGCCTTCCCTGTGATTGACACCTGTCGGAAGGGAAGGACTGTAGCTGTCGGCTGAGGCCTGAGCCTGCTTCTGAggggggtgtgcgtgtgtgtgggtTCAGGCTTTCAAAACCACACGTGCATATTGTACGAATATATGCTGGTTTGAAATAACCTCCTTACCCCATTTTAGGGATGATGACCCTTCTGGCTCTCGCCTGAGTTGAATGAGCACCTCGTGCACTTTAATCTCCTGTCGTACCATCAGGCTGACTGAAGACAGTGTTTTGAAATCTCAGCTGTAAAGACCTCCCGCCAAAGTCTCAATCTTGCCTTAACAATGTTCCAGAGACTGAATAAAATGTTTGTGGGTGAAGTCAACACTTCTTCCAACCAAGAACCAGAATTCAGTGAGAAAGAAGATGATGAATGGATTCTTGTTGACTTCATAGGTAAGGTACTCTTAGCCGCTAATCACCACCGCAGAAGTGGAAACTCTTGCCTCGCAGTTTTTGCATAAGTAAACCAGTAACCCTGAAGGCTTTGAAGCCTTAAAAGTAAATAAGCAGGAATTTGCCTAAAAAATTGCAGGAAACGTCCTGTGCCAGATGAGCAGTCAATGAAATTGATTGACGTCAGATGTCCCAGTTTTGCAACTTTCATACCCGGTTCGATCACATGCACTTTAGTATGAAATCCTGTGCTGGACGAACAGTGACCCATGTTGCTCATCACGTTTACTCGGCAGGATGGAAACAGTCTTCAGAACCCTTCCCACAGAGCCACCGTAGTCCCCCTGCTGCACTGTTCCACCAGGCGTACGCACACACTAGGTGCTCAGAAATTATTTTGTGATCATTATGAGTGAATATAAATGGCCTTGTGTCTGACCCTAAATGAAAAGAGGAATGTGAACAGCAGCTAACAgtgtcctctcttctttttctgtgccCCAAATGTGATATCACTGGGATATTCGTCTTTCTCGTGGGACATCAACCCACCAACGTGGACTCTGATGTAGACACTTGCCCTGGTTTCTCGGCAGCAGAAGACCAAGCAGAAGGCATCAGTGAAGAGTCACGTACTGAGCACCCTGCAGTCTTTTCCTGTTTGCCTGCGTCTCTGGAGTGCTTGGCTGATACCAGTGATTCCTGCTTGCTCCAGTTTGAGTCCTGTCCGATGGAGGAGAGCTGGTTTATCACCCCTCCCCCATGTTTTACTGCAGGTGAATTAACCACTCTCAAGGTGGAAACCAGTCCTATGGAAAACCTTCTCATCGAACATCCCAGCATGTCCGTCTATGCTGTGCACAACCCCTGCCCCGGTGTCGGTGAGGCCAGCTGCGGGACTGATGAACGTCATGACCCAAGTAGCCCCAGGTACATTATAAATGCgggtgacccttgaacaacatgggtttgaactgcatgtgTCTACTTAcatacacagaatattttttgaTAAGCGTAGTGCAGcaccataaatgtattttgtgtcccttatgattttcttgataatattttcttttctctggcttactttattataagaatacaataGTTAATGCCTGTAACACGCAAAATGTGTGTTATTTGATTGTCGATGTCATTGGTAAATTTCCCAGTCAGCAGTTCAGTTTTTGGGGAGTCATAAGTTAAgcgtggattttcaactgcacaggaGTTGGTGCCCCATCTCCGGGTCGTTCAGGGGTCAACTCTGTTTTACTCTGTCCACAGGCAGTCTGTGTggcatgcattttatttatttctactacACCTCAAAGCTAATTTTTTAGAAGATGGCAATCTTGTTAGAGAACTCGGGAAAGCATGTGCATAGTGGTGCACAGTGTACCAAGTAGTGGATGATATGGAAGAACATGTTCATTTtcgattttcaaaaatattcattggaACCTGACCCCAGTTATGTAATGGAAAGCGGTTGGGTTTATAGTACTCTGCTGGTGACAGAAAAGACAAGACTGGCATTTCTGCTAAGTGTCTCAGGATATAACTCTGGCACTTTACACACTGAGTTATTTGGGGTATCAGATTCAACAAGAATTGTATTAtctatctttgtttctttttttttgttttttgttttgttttttttttttagagcgcGCATgcgagcagggaggggcagagggagaaggacagagaatcttaagcaggctccccgcttggtgcagagcccaacgcagggctcgatctcacaaccccgagatcatgacctgagccgaaatcaagagtcagacgctcaaccgactgagccacccaggcgccccaagagtagtatatcttaaaataaaactcttattttctTCCAAGTAGTCTTAGCTGGGTCACATCA contains:
- the TP53INP1 gene encoding tumor protein p53-inducible nuclear protein 1 isoform X1, translating into MFQRLNKMFVGEVNTSSNQEPEFSEKEDDEWILVDFIDTCPGFSAAEDQAEGISEESRTEHPAVFSCLPASLECLADTSDSCLLQFESCPMEESWFITPPPCFTAGELTTLKVETSPMENLLIEHPSMSVYAVHNPCPGVGEASCGTDERHDPSSPRVEPQDEMGQHIHCYVAALAHTAFLEQPKSFRPSQWIKEHSERQSLNRNSLRRQNLTRDCHSRQVKHSGWAVHQPCPRQYNY
- the TP53INP1 gene encoding tumor protein p53-inducible nuclear protein 1 isoform X2 yields the protein MFQRLNKMFVGEVNTSSNQEPEFSEKEDDEWILVDFIDTCPGFSAAEDQAEGISEESRTEHPAVFSCLPASLECLADTSDSCLLQFESCPMEESWFITPPPCFTAGELTTLKVETSPMENLLIEHPSMSVYAVHNPCPGVGEASCGTDERHDPSSPRARKSCL